The DNA window CCCTGGGTCTCCATGCGACTACGACTGCTGAGCCTGCTCTGCCTCCTGTTCACCCCTGGCTGCGGAGACGACGTCCCCCGGTCCTCCCTTGCCGCCTGCTCCTTCACCGACGCGTGCGCCAGCGCCGACGAGGAGTGCTACGTCAGCCAGGTCTGTGGCCCGCCTACCCAGGATGGGAACCTCTATTGCCAGGAGGAGAAGGGCGACCGGCAGTGCCACCGCCGCTGTGAGAACGATGACGCCTGTGGCTCCGGTGAGTCCTGCAAGCCGGTCGAGCTGGTCAAGCGGACCGATGTGCTGACGACGACCACCCTGTGCTTCAAGTAGCTCGAGCCCGAGCCGGGTAGGTCCCCAAGGCCCTACCCGGCCCCTCGCCCCGGAGGCTGCGTCAAGGGGACCCGCGGCACCGATGACGCCGGCTTGAAAGTCCAAGAGGTGTAGAGGGGAGTCCACCCCGCATTCTCGCGGAATGACAGACATCACTCCTCGTGCGTTGTCGTTTCAATTGCTGCTATTGTCGCATGTATGCACTGGCACCCGCACTTGAAGAGCGCGGCCCTCGTGGCTGCGCTGTTCGCGCTGTCCGGGCCTGTCGTTCCCGACGCGCATGCGCAGCAATGTGAGCCTCGGCCCGAGCCCTCCACTCCGGGAGATCCCCCCAAGGACGTGATGAGCGACACGCGCGTGTTGCGCCGCATCGTGCTCGGGCTCACGGGGTCGACACCGACAGTCGAACAGTACGAGGCCATGGCCGCCGCCGCCTCCCCCGAGGCCCGGGCCGCGCTCCTCCGCTCGACGCTCGACGAGGTGCTCGCCTCGCCGAAGTTCTACGAGCGGATGCTGCGCTTCGGGCACGACTGGATTGCCGTGGGCGCCTACACCACGGGCGCCAACGGCGACGCGTACCAGGGCGACATGTCCGGCCACCTGCACCGGTGCCCCGACAACACCCCGCACCCGGGCGCGTACTACTCCGTGAGCGAGTTCGGTCCGAACCAGGACCCGGGCAAGCAATGTTCCGACAAGGACGTGGCCGGCAATCCCGCCGTGCCAGAAGTGCACGATGTCGAGCCCTGGTGGGCTCCGGGCACCACGGTCCAGGTGCTCGGCAAGGCGGGCTCCGACGTCAAGGAGATCGTCGATGCCACCACCGGGAAGACGTTGGACTGTGGCGTCGTCTCCGGCGGCTACTACGACCCGAGCATCCTGAAGGGCTGCGGCTGTGGTCCCAACCTCATGTGGTGCTCCCCGCTCGCGGGACTGAGCTCCTCGGGCACCGGGAGCCTCAACGGCCAGCGCCGTCACCCCTACGAGGAGCCCGCGCGCCTGTTCGCGCACCTCGCGTGGCATGACCGGCCCCTCTCGGACCTGGTCGTCGGCAACTACTCGGTCGGAACCAACTGGCTCAGGGCGCTGTACATCCGCTTCGGTCGGCAGATGGGCAGCAACGCGGTGGACCAGAACACCACCTGGTGGCGCCCGGACGCGGGCAATGCCCCGCGCGACCCCATGCACCCGACGCCGAACGACCCACAGGCCTGGCGGGAGTTCGTGGTGGAGGAGCTGGAGCCGTTCCACCTCGCGCTCACCTCCGACAAGTCCCGCTCCGGAAGCATGGAGCGCACCTACCGCTTCGACCCGCGCACGACGAAGGACGCCCCCCTGGGACTGCCCGCCGCGGGCGTGCTCACCATGATGGGGTCGATGTCCTCCTTCCCCCGCGAGCGCGTCCGGGCCGCGCGCTTCCTGGAGATTTTCGCCTGCCAGAACTTCTCGCCGCCGCCCGCCGACGTGCACTTCCCTCCGCTGGAGATAGACCCCGCGACGGGCGGCACGTGCCTGCACTGCCACAAGACGCTGGACCCCGCGGCCATCGCCTTCAAGCGCTGGGACTTCACGCCGTTCCCCAGCTACTACGTCCCCTGGCCCTTCATCGGCGGCATGGGCAACCAGCGTGTCACCGCGGAGTGGATCTCCGGCCGGTATCCACACACCGGCAATGCGCCGGGCCTGCGGTGGAAGAACGCGTTCCAGCCCAACACCGTGCTGACGCCCGTCACCCCGGAGCAGCTCAAGGAGAACCCGGAGGCGGTGCTGCTCGACACGATGCCGGAGTCCTACACGCTGCTGGGCGAACACGGCGACGGCACCATGGGCCCGCTGGGCTTCGGCAAGCTGCTGGTCCGCTCCGGTGAGTTCGACCGCTGTGTCGCGCGGAAGGTCTACGCGATGTTCATCGGCCGGGAGCTGAACCCGGCCACGGAGAAGGGCTTCATCGACAAGCTCGCGAAGGAGTTCGTCGCGGGAGAGCGCAAGCTCCGGCCCTTCCTCCGCCATCTCTTCGAACAGTCCGAGCTGCGGAGGGGCCTGTGATGCGCGCACCCCAGTGGTGGATGAAGGCCCTGGCGCTGGCCGTACTCGCGCTCAGCCAGGGCGCTTGCTTCGGTGACAGCTCCTACCAGAACAGGACCGACGGGCCACCGGACGCGGGAGGCGGCGGCACGTGTGCTCCGGAAAACGACAACGACGCGGTCCGCCTCGCGCTCGCGCCCGCCTGCGAGGGCTGCCACGTCAACGGCAACAAGCCGTTCTTCGCCTCGCTCGCCGCGTTCGAGAGCGGGCTCGTCTACAACGAGCGGTTCGTGAAGCGAGGGGACCCCGAGGGCAGCCTGCTCGTGCAGATGCTCAAGGGCACCGCGCCCGGCAGCTACGCCCAGATGCCTCCGGGACAGCCCTATGAGCAGCTCGTCTCCAGTGGCCGGGTGACGATGACCATCGCGCAAGTGGAGGCGTGGATTCGCGACCTGAAGGCGCCTCCCGCGCCCATGGATACGCCCTCCCCCGCCGAGTTCCGGGTCCGCCGGCTGACCGCCGAGGAGATGGTGGTGAGCCTGATGAACCAGCTCGGCCTCACGCTCGAGGACTTCGTCAGCACCAGCAACCCCGACTGGCGCAACCGGGCCTACGTGGTGAACTGGAACAAGTTCTTCGTGTGGCCTGGAGACTGGGCCCCGGGCATCTCCGGCGAGTACGTCTCCGACCCGCGCACCGTCGAGCGCTTCGAGGCGCTCGGCGGCGGCAACTCCCTGGAGTACCGCAAGAAGGACCCGTCCTTCGGCCCCTCCGCCGCCCAGGCGCTGGTCCAGATGTCCCAGGCCTGGTGCGGGCGCGCGGTGGACAAGCAGAACAACAAGGCGGTGCTGCGCTTCGTCACCCTCGCGGACACCTCCACCAAGAACCCGGACGCGGTGCAGAAGAACCTGCGTGGCCTCTACCTGCGCATGCTGGGACAGCCCCCTTCGGACGCGGAGCTGAAGGCGCTGTACGAGCAGGTCTACCTCCCGCTCGAAGCGCAGAGCACTCGACTGGCCTGGGTGGGCACCTGCGCGGCGCTCATCCGTCACCCGCTGTGGATCACCTACTGAGCCGAGGACCCCATGCCGAACACTTCTCGACGCACCTTGCTCAAGTGGGCCCTCGGAGCCGGACAGATGGCGCTCCTCGACCGCGCGGGGCTCCTCGGCGCGGGCCTGGCGCACGCCGCCGAGCCGGATGTCCCCTCCCGCCTGGTCGTGCTCTACGTCCCGGGCGGCTTCCGTCCCGCGTACTACTTCACGCCGATGGAGGACGCGGAGATTCCGCTCTGCGTCCCCCCGTCCGCGGGCTACCTCAGCGAGCCCGTCTTCTTCGAGGCGAACAAGGTGGTGAGCCTGGGGACACCCAACGGGGCGTACAAGCCGCTGCGCACGTGGCGCTCCTGGGACCCGGCCAACCCGGCGGCGCGAGGCGCCTTCAGCCCGCTCATGTATGGCTATCAGCACTTCGCGCTGCATGAGCAGCTCAGCGTGCTGCACGGCATCGACCAGGGGACGAACGACCACGCGAGCGCCTTCATCTCCGCGATGTGTGGCGTCGCAGGAGCCGACTATCGCGCGCCCGCGATGCACTCCATCATCGCGAACCACCTCTACGCGCGGCACCGGGAGACCCGGCCGCTTC is part of the Myxococcus landrumus genome and encodes:
- a CDS encoding DUF1549 domain-containing protein translates to MAALFALSGPVVPDAHAQQCEPRPEPSTPGDPPKDVMSDTRVLRRIVLGLTGSTPTVEQYEAMAAAASPEARAALLRSTLDEVLASPKFYERMLRFGHDWIAVGAYTTGANGDAYQGDMSGHLHRCPDNTPHPGAYYSVSEFGPNQDPGKQCSDKDVAGNPAVPEVHDVEPWWAPGTTVQVLGKAGSDVKEIVDATTGKTLDCGVVSGGYYDPSILKGCGCGPNLMWCSPLAGLSSSGTGSLNGQRRHPYEEPARLFAHLAWHDRPLSDLVVGNYSVGTNWLRALYIRFGRQMGSNAVDQNTTWWRPDAGNAPRDPMHPTPNDPQAWREFVVEELEPFHLALTSDKSRSGSMERTYRFDPRTTKDAPLGLPAAGVLTMMGSMSSFPRERVRAARFLEIFACQNFSPPPADVHFPPLEIDPATGGTCLHCHKTLDPAAIAFKRWDFTPFPSYYVPWPFIGGMGNQRVTAEWISGRYPHTGNAPGLRWKNAFQPNTVLTPVTPEQLKENPEAVLLDTMPESYTLLGEHGDGTMGPLGFGKLLVRSGEFDRCVARKVYAMFIGRELNPATEKGFIDKLAKEFVAGERKLRPFLRHLFEQSELRRGL